The Oncorhynchus kisutch isolate 150728-3 linkage group LG14, Okis_V2, whole genome shotgun sequence genomic sequence tacagtggggcaaaaaagtattgtcagccaccaattgagcaagttctctcacttaaaaatatgagagaggcctgtaattttcatcataggtacacttcaactatgacagacaaaatgagggggaaaaatccagaaaatcacattgtaggatttgtaatgaatttatttgcaaattgtggtggaaaataagtatactaaatacttttttgccccactgtacacaggATGGATCATACATCCATTACTAATCATGTCATGAAAGAAAAAGTCCCTAGCGGACAAAACCGATATGAcaacacaaagaaagggggttgggtttgaaagaaagagcgggaagactgagggactaAAGGAATTAGGTCTCTATCGGACCTTGAGAAGCTATGCTAACGttaatacagaatcttatgcattctagtGACCGCCCTTTCcaaaaaggaaaatgcaagataTATATTTACACTGAGCTGCGCTTCGATAGATGGGTCGATGATGGAAGACTGGTTTGCCCAGCAGAGATTGCCCTTGTCCTTTGTAGAATATTTCTGGCCGTAGTGATGTAGAGTGGATACGTTGAAGTACCCTGTCGTTCTCATAGGAGATTCCTAGGCCACATACGCTTACAGCTGCAGCTGATAACTAGACTtctaggatgtatcacttcttctttagtgaataagagttcaaagttcataccgtTTGCCATAATCAGTTCGCGCTGAATTCTGGCTGGTCTAGTAGAAATTCATCCTTCATCGTCACCTCCACGTCGAAATTAGCCCTTTAAACGTATATGGACACCAGTCCCCACGTCGTCGTGAACTAAGGTTGACTTCCGTCAACGGGCTTTTGTATTGGGGAGAGAAGGGCGCGTTTCATAGttccaatgtctgttcacttgggcgtggccactgagtgagcatagttacttatgaaaacaattatctcatttagaagctaaaatgacattgaatcttttcacaaatagtttcatatttaaacatttaaattgcacaacaattccatgtgaatctgataactagaatatGTAGACTTTCCAAAATACAATTtatgtcgtcctatcatcagATATGTCCCAGAcaccaactgatctgacatcatattctttaagtaccaacggacactttcaactggttggattacagaAATATTGTACCTTGccccaaccttttgatgttagcatactctctctatgttaacaaagggctttccAAGAGTTCATTCTGTAGggtggagagaaaagggggaaatgtatttatgggggtcataaacctcatacaacagggcaacgtcatgacactaccatgttgttgtcatgttgtgttgctaccatgctatgttgttgtcttaggtctctctttatgtagtgttgtggtgtctctcgtCTGATGTGTGTTTTGCATTTTAATCACAGCcccagcaggaggccttttgctaggccatcattgtaaataagaatttgttcttaactgacttgcctagttaaagttcaaaataaaaaataacacttATAGTGCATTTTCCGAGATCCATAATTCGTACAGGGTTTAACGTCAATGTTCTAACTCAACTGTTAAAGGCTTAATAATGACAAATAACTTTGTCATAAATGTCGTCCTTAATGTAAGGAAAGGTAGTGTTTTATGTCAAATGATCTGTGAAGACTCCAAGCATTAACTCATGAATTATGGACAACTCATGAACTACGTTGTAAAATATGtttgatatcagctgatgtacgaagggctatataaataaatttgaaaaaatatatatattgatttgatttgattcgattcaACCCATCATGTATTGAATCATGTATTGAATGTAGGATACCTATTTTGCCTGTGTTCATGTGTTTAAAATTTATTTGGCTGAGACGGTAGGCTACCCGCAGTGGTAGTCATTATATTGTGAAGAAGCAATGAGCATGTAGTATGCCCACACACCCAGAAACTATCAGCTATTCCTCAATCCTGATACTTTAATATTTCAACAGATAATGTTACTTGAGTCATATTACCACATTTACCTTTGTGATTCACAATCATTCCTTTATCAAATTTACTAACTCCTGTAGTTTCTAACACCCAAATAGTTTATTCAATTAACTATAGTGTTTCCCACATCCATCCCATTATCTTCATAGCTGTAAAAACATTAATTTTTCTTTTGTCTTTTCTTTTTACAATAGTAAACCTATCATTATGAGGATCATTCAATTCAGTTCTTATGTTGCACATTCATGTTCTCCcaacatatttttatttaattcacTTCTGCCTTTAGTGTTACCTAGTGCCAAACTGCATTCTGTGTTACACAAAGGAATGTAGTATTTTCTCTGAATACATTGAACATTTGACATTTAACACATTCTTCAAATTATGCAAGTTCAGGTACTATCAAAGGATCAGACAAAGGTGATTTGCTACACAAAATACAATTGTCCATCCTATGTTTGTTTGCAGTATACTTAGCCCATTCGTACCACTCGTTCTTCACTACTTCTTCTCGTGTGGTGTTCTTGAGTGGTTCTTGAGAGATATCTGTCGATTCTACAATGTTTTTGTCTTGAGGTATATCATTAGAGTTTGTCAAAAAGTTCCAAATGTCAGTAAAGAACCCTCCTGGTTCTGATGCTTCAGGTTTCTTTGTGGGTACAATGGACTGCTTGGTAAGGGCAGTTGATGTTATCTTAGTGGTAGCTACTGTGGTCTTCACAGCAGCTGCCACCATTGTTGTTGTCGTTGTTCTAGTTGTCACAGGTTCTTCCTGTTCAGGTGCAGGGGTGGGATCAATCTTAATGACCATGGTGCTACTCCCTTCGGTCACTGTTGTTCTTGTTATTTCAACTATATGTTCCTCACCTTCCACTGGTTCAATCTTGTTCATGATGAGCACCCACTCGTCTTCTTCTTTGATTAATGTCAGGTCACTTCCTTTCGGATCCCATATGACTTCTCCCTTCGTTTGATGATGTGTCCCTCCACAGAATGCAATCTCAGGTAGAGGCTTGATCCTTTTGATTGAGATTGTCTTCTGTTCACCTGTTTCAGTTATGTGTTGAGGTGGAACAGAGATTCTAACCTTGTCAGTCTTTTTGGATTGTTTGGCtgattcctctcttctcttcctgtttccACCATACTTCTTGATTGTGTGTGAGTCTGTTGTTTCTGTACTAGTGTTCACTATTACTTTTGCTATGTCAATGCCTTTGTTCTTCTGTCGTTCTAACTTCAATTGTCTGTTAAAAGGGGACCATTCAAGAGTTGAAAAGTCAATTGTGGGGAAATCCCCATTTTCTTCAGCTTGCGGGACTTTTCCTCTTTGTGGggtctctccttctgttccttgtgaggcctctcctcctctttcttcccctgaGGCTCCCTCCTCAGGCCGGACTGAACTTCCATCTGGAAGGGTGTACATTTTAGGGAAGAGATGTTCCCATTCTGTAGGTGGTACTTCGGGGTCCCACGGTGGAGGGCTTCTGTCAAAGAGGTCTGCCACAACAGGTATGTCATCAAGAGTAGCAGGCATGTTACTCCCTCCCAACCCTGGACTCTCTGGCCCCACAGGAGAGAATTCTGGTTGTTCGCAGGTTCTCTCTCCAGCGCTGTCTCTCCTTCGTCTTCTTCTGGGTGCATTAGGCGATGCACCTGTCATATTTTGGCTTTCACTTGGTCTGCTGTTCTCTCGGCTCCTCCCTGGCGTCTTGATTGCTTTTGCTGTTCCTGTTCCCTCCGGGCTCCCTCCTGGTGAATCAGCATCCTCTGTGTCCTCATCTCTATATGGTTGTGTCCTTCTTTCTGTTGGGACTCAGGTGCAGTGATTCAGATGGTACCACGTCTTGCTTCCTTTCACTTGGACGGCCGTGTTTGTTGCTGCAGCCACCTCGTAGGGTCCTTCTCTCCTCGGTTGATCCCACTTCCTCCGGAACACTCGAACGTAGACTAGATCTCCTGGTATCACTGGGAGAGGTCCTTCTGGTCCCCTTGGATCATCAGATGTGGAACCTCTCATCCTGGTTCAGGTTTCTGCCTTCTTTCTGTGAGGCATTCAGACTTagagacttatggcctctgttcTATGATTACACCATACATTCTCTTACTTCCATCACTCATCACACAACAAACTGACATGAACCCTTCTCCATCTGGTTTCCTAAACATAAGACTTGGAAAGCAAAGGACAAAACATAACAGTATTGACAATGTTATGTGTTATGCATGAATATATTCATGAATACTGAAATCTGAGACCATGAcaattcccactctctcttcaccTGACTCTATGCCTCCAGGATACTTTTCTGCTGGACTCCACAAAAATGAAAGCCCTGAAAAGCTTCCTCTTGCTTTCACCCAGTCTTCCCCTTTCGGCCCCAGGTTCTGAGAGGTGTTCCCAAATCATGTCAATTTTTACTTAGTTCCCCATCTGCTCTATTTCAACTGATAAGCATGTGCATAACCTTAATCAACATTATTTCTTCTTGAAGTAATTCAACACTGAATGGGCTTTCACATCAAGCCTTCAACATGTTGTTTAGAGTACAACTACCCTAACATCTATCCTTTTTCACATGATACATTAACAAATAAAACAAGTAACCCCCAAACTCAACCCAGTATTTCTACAGTGGAATctagtctttctctccctctctctctctggttccacaTCCTCTGTCATGGTGTTTTCAAGCTCACCCATTATTCAGCTGGACCTTACTTCTTGTGAGACTTATGCACCCACCAAAGAGAGACATGACGATCTTTACCACTGCAGGTGCTGTAAGAAGTATATCCCCAGCCTGGTGTATCTTGATGTACACTCAGTCTCCAGAATTCAGCCCATGCCCTTCCATCTGGCCTCTTATGTGCTGTTTTTTCCTGaggacatacacactaacacatgggTTATTTCCTGACAACAGACTTTCTTATAGCAAGAGCACTAAATCTTAATCTTTAAATAACAGCCCTATGTAAACATTCTGTCTCAAATACCTGGCCTCCTGCCACAAAAATATTCATAATGATAGCCAAATTATGGTGCCTACAGCAACTGCTGTAAGAATAACATGTAATCAGTCAAGTGTCTTCCAGTTGGAAGAATATCCAATCCTAGCAAAACTAAGTCATACGTTTCTTAAACCGTTTGCTCTAGTGTTCAAAATGCCACTACTTATTACCTTTACCATAGTCTAGGTATGTGTAATGTTCTATTTACTTTTAGAATTGTCCCTATATTTTATATCCCTATATTTTTACAAGACCAACTGTCCTTCCTTTTCTGTGAGTTATCTTGTCTATTAATATACATTGTTTCTAGAAATAACACCCCTCCGCTACCATAACCTTCATGTATGAGCCCCCAATGTAGTTACAGTTTTTTCTAGCCCATAACACATAAGTCACTATTCCTAATTTCCTTCCATAGTTTGATACATACTTAAACATTCTCAAATTTTAGTCAATTTATATCAGTCCCTCCTCAGGAACAATATACACACTTATTTTCCTCAAAACAAAAATACATTGACCAAACAAGAAAAAAATTGTAAAGTAAATTATAATAACTGCATATTTGCAATAAATTACCACTATTTGTAATGTAATTAAAACCTGGGGAAAACGTCCATCCGTTTCGCTCTATACCCATGTTGGtctccttcttctctttcttctctttcttcttcatCCTTGGGTGTTATCGCACAACAGACTATACCTTTTATTCAATTACTTATATCATTCCAATGTATCACTCCACTTCTATAGCTCTGCAAACCACTCGCACATCTGCGAGGGCAAGCAGAATCATATCTGTCCCCATCGTAATGTATTTTCTGATGATAGAATGTTAATTATCATTAAAACGCTGGTAAGTTAAGCTTCTTGTTATGGTTTTATGTGATTGTTCcaattcattattttatttatcctGTTTACCGGGTAATGTTGCCCTACATTATCCAGTTTGCTCTTTCATATTCAAGCCGAATTGGTAGAATTAACGTGCGCTTCTTTCAGCGACTCTATGGCTTTATTAAATTTGGCTATCTCTATATTCCAGGGAGAAACAGTCCATTTGTTTCCATgccactatttatttatttttcctaaaCACTCCCTTTTATTAACTATTTCCCAAGGTAGGGCCACCCACTTTCCCAGATAATAATTCATTAGTTACAGCACTTAATACCTCCTATTAAAGCCTACTCTATAATGTCTACAACTGTATTACTGAGTACTACAGAAGCCTTAATGTCTTATTCTAGTACAGTACCTTAAATATCAGTGCTTTCCCTTTCACAGATATCATTACTATCATCATTTTATTAGTTCTTATTCTATTACTTTATTCAGTGTATTAAATCTCATTTCATATAATTTTCCTTCTAATTCAGCTATTTATAATGTCTGCACTTTCTTATATTTCTTTATTTATCCGCTTGCTATATTCTCTCAGCCTATTTTACTGTTTAATTCCTGATTCATGGTTTTAGTGAAACAAAGTCGCTATTTTTAAACTGCAGCCTCTGTCACCTGCTGTTTTCCTCCTATTTCGTTACAGGGCTTGTGATATTTTAAAATATGTGTTCTAGACTTCTATTTTAGTGTCTCTCATGCAGTTTTGTCACTTTATTCTAGACCGCCTAGATTTATTTTAACCACGTAGTATAGTTTTTGCTTATCTGTATATTCTTTCTTCCTACCTTGCAcccattatacagtgccttgcgaaagtattcggcccccttgaactttgcgaccttttgcacatttcaggcttcaaacaaagatataaaactgtatttttttgtgaagaatcaacaacaagtgggacacaatcatgaagtggaacgacatttattggatatttcaaacttttttaacaaatcaaaaactgaagaattgggcgtgcaaaattattcagcccctttactttcagtgcagcaaactctctccagaagttcagtgaggatctctgaataatccaatgttgacctaaatgactaatgatgataaatacaatccacctgtgtgtaatcaagtctccgtataaatgcacctgcgctgtgatagtctcagaggtctgttaaaagcgcagagagcatcatgaagaacaaggaacacaccaggcaggtccgagatactgttgtgaagaagtttaaagccggatttggatacaaaaatatttcccaagctttaaacatcccaaggagcactgtgcaagcgataatattgaaatggaaggagtatcagaccactgcaaatctaccaagacctggccgtccctctaaactttcagctcatacaaggagaagactgatcagagatgcagccaagaggcccatgatcactctggatgaactgcagagatctacagctgaggtgggagactctgtccataggacaacaatcagtcgtatattgcacaaatctggcctttatggaagagtggcaagaagaaagccatttcttaaagatatccataaaaagtgtcgtttaaaaagtttgccacaagccacctgggagacacaccaaacatgtggaagaaggtgctctggtcagatgaaaccaaaattgaactttttggcaacaatgcaaaacgttatgtttggcgtaaaagcaacacagctcatcaccctgaacacaccatccccactgtcaaacatggtggtggcagcatcatggtttgggcctgcttttcttcagcagggacagggaagatggttaaaattgatgggaagatggatggagccaaatacgggaccattctggaagaaaacctgatggagtctgcaaaagacctgagactgggatggagatttgtcttccaacaagacaatgatccaaaacataaagcaaaatctacaatggttcaaaaataaacatatccaggtgttagaatggccaagtcaaagtccagacctgaatccaatcgagaatctgtggaaagaactgaaaattactgttcacaaatgctctccatccaacctcactgagctcgagctgttttgcaaggaggaatgggaaaacatttcagtctctcgatgtgcaaaactgatagagacacaccccaagcgacttacagctgtaatcgcagcaaaaggtggcgctacaaagtattaacttaagggggctgaataatcttgcacgcccaatttttcagttttggatttgttaaaaaagtttgaaatatccaataaatgtcgttccacttcatgattgtgtcccacttgttgattcttcacaaaaaaatacagttttatatctttatgtttgaagcctgaaatgtggcaaaaggtcgcaaaattcaagggggccgaatactttcgcaaggcactgtatatatctgtGCCCTTTTTAATTCCTATTTTTAACACCTATTGTATTTTTTACAATGGTCGTTTAACACATTATCACGTCAATGTTTTATTCTTGTTTTTACCTTCTTTTGTCCAATGTTTATCGATTTTGTTCCCTTTGTCTAGCGATTAAGAGTGTGTCCCCTTAATCTTATTACCCTGCCTGTCACAGAAAGACTCCGCCGTCCCTCCTCtggcacgacacacacacacaacctgttctTCTTTTCACCACAGAATTCTCATTCATGCGTTTATTTTCATTCGTTTATTTTCATTCGTTCAATTTCTTTATTCACATTCGTTCACATACACCCTTCGTTTTACCTAAAAACGACCTATAGTTTACCTGACTTAATTCACTTCCTCTACATAAGCTTGTATTATCCTATAGGATTTCACGCATACCCTTTGTTTTATACGTTTATGACCCTATGAGCAGGCAACTGTTGCCCCACACCAGGCCAGGCAGCTCAGCTAGAGAGCGCAAACAACCGCACCTAGTCAAAACACACAAGGTCCCCAAATGAATGGCTCGGTGAGAGTGGCAGTCCGaatcacacacacccaacacaggTCGCCCGCTCAGGTTGATTGGCCTGTGTTTACGCACATCCCAAAACAGATCCTGAGACAGTCGAGCCCGGTCAAGCAGAATCAGATGGAACAACTCCTCCTAATCAAACCAGACACGTGGGTCCGTTCGAACGGTCCGACCAGAACGAGTGCAAGCCCCCTCCGCTAAACACCTGACTCCAGTAAGGTTCACAGCTCCTATTCACTTAGTCCATACACATGCGCacatacatttacatttaaaacAACCCCAAATTCACACATGCAATTCATTGAATTCAAAAGTTCTTTAGCTTTTACTGGATTTTTAGGAAATTTAAAGAGAAACCTACGTGACGCCCCTCTCGCTGAGACAGGATCTCTGAAGCAATCTATACAAACATTTTGACCATGTAAGAACATGCTTACCTTTATAGTTAGGCGGCCACCTTTGTTTGCAAGATTGTCCAAAGAAACCTTCATCAGCCCGGAATGTCCGTGGTTCCTGTCTCTCCTGGCAAAGCTCGCCAAATTATGTCGTGGAGAATCGTAACAAAATTGAACacttacaagaacttgtgaattcaatataggcttttaatacaaacatatcagaagcctagatggtccACGGAACACACACTTTCCCAGAGCACTGGCTCTGTCTTTATACACTCACCATTATCTTTCAGTCCAGGCTTCCTCCATGTTCATGCCTAATAACGCCTGTATCCACTCTTGATTAGATTACAATGGTGGCAGGACCCTCTCATGTCCAAAAATTAATGTATATCTGTCTTACCCTAAGCACTTATGGCCTTTACCCTCTATCTAatctttataatgatgtcctgctccTTCCATAATAGATCATGTATTTAAGGGTCACCTCCTCCTCTTTGCCCTAAGCCCTTATGCACAGTAAAGCACGTATGGCTTCGGCCATTACACTTATGTCTGTGTAATCTTTGGTTTCCTGTCCGCTTTCTGTTTGTGGTCTAATGTATACCTATCTTTGCTCAATAGTGTCATATGTCTCTATATGTAACAAAAACTACAACTGGAGATTAAGTTCAAAACAAATTGGAACTCAAATCTCAAACTTCTgactacagtgcattcaaaacggggagaaaaaataaaaaatgatttgaGTGGTCATCCATCCAATTCAATCTCGggtctctttctagagctacggcTTTCCAACCTGAAGAGCACTGACGCcatgatttgaccttgtgtttatCTGAGTACCCAGTCAAGCTAAAAGTGGCTAGCTTAGCTgacaaactacactgaacaaaaatatgagtGCAACATGCAATTTTTTTACtgggttacagttcataaggaaataaGTCAACTGTTATAAATTAATTTGGCCAATGTGAAATCTATggctttcacatgactgggcagggctgcagccatgggtgggcctatgcccactTACTttgggagccagacccagccaatcagaagaaAAATCCCCACTAAAGGGCTTTAttaaagacagaaatactcagtttcatcagctgcccaggtggctggtctcagacgatcccgcaggtgaagaagccggatgttgaGATCCTGGGATGGGGTCTGCAGGTGTGAGGCCGGGTTGgatgtattgccaaattctctaataaGATTTGAGGCGGCGTATGGTAGAGAAAATAACATTAAatactctggcaacagctctgttggacatccagcaatcagcatgccaatggCAAAGTTGGACTGTTCATGCTCAAAgtcaactttaaaaaaaaagggaGGTCTTGGCACCGTGTGAGAGAAACAGCTTTGACCAAATAGAATTAAGTAAAAACTGTTATACAGAAAATCTCATTGGAAATACAAGGTTTCCAAAGTACAAGacgtgtttctacacctgcattgcttgctgtttggggttttaggctgggtttctgtacagcactttgagatatcagctgatgtacgaagggctatataaataaatttgatttgatttgttaaggCAGTAATAAGGTGGAATTCAGCAAGCCTAGATACAGGAAGTCTGAAATCCAGACATCATTGGCAATGCTTAATGAACTCATTAAGTTAGTTTATTTTTCAAGGTTCCTTTTCCCCACAAGACACCAATATAATTCCAGTGAATGGATAAGATTGTCTGAAATGGAACAGTTATGTGCTCTCCACGTCCCTAAAGGAGGGTATTACTCTCGAGATAAGTGAATATTATTTACATTAAAACGTAACCATATAAAACACAGTCTAGATAGAACAAGTTACTGGTATGCCCTAAAAATGAGGACTGAAATCTTCCCTCTTATGAGG encodes the following:
- the LOC116353358 gene encoding uncharacterized protein LOC116353358 — its product is MTGASPNAPRRRRRRDSAGERTCEQPEFSPVGPESPGLGGSNMPATLDDIPVVADLFDRSPPPWDPEVPPTEWEHLFPKMYTLPDGSSVRPEEGASGEERGGEASQGTEGETPQRGKVPQAEENGDFPTIDFSTLEWSPFNRQLKLERQKNKGIDIAKVIVNTSTETTDSHTIKKYGGNRKRREESAKQSKKTDKVRISVPPQHITETGEQKTISIKRIKPLPEIAFCGGTHHQTKGEVIWDPKGSDLTLIKEEDEWVLIMNKIEPVEGEEHIVEITRTTVTEGSSTMVIKIDPTPAPEQEEPVTTRTTTTTMVAAAVKTTVATTKITSTALTKQSIVPTKKPEASEPGGFFTDIWNFLTNSNDIPQDKNIVESTDISQEPLKNTTREEVVKNEWYEWAKYTANKHRMDNCILCSKSPLSDPLIVPELA